A stretch of Maniola hyperantus chromosome 15, iAphHyp1.2, whole genome shotgun sequence DNA encodes these proteins:
- the Mhc gene encoding myosin heavy chain, muscle isoform X45 codes for MPKAAVQEGDDPDPTPYLFVSLEQKRIDQSKPYDGKKACWVPDEKEGFVQGEIKATKGDLVTVSLPGGETKDFKKDLVGQVNPPKYEKCEDMSNLTYLNDASVLYNLKQRYYHKLIYTYSGLFCVAINPYKRFPVYTFRCAKLYRGKRRSEVPPHIFAISDGAYVNMLTNHENQSMLITGESGAGKTENTKKVIAYFATVGASSKKEQTTSDKKGSLEDQVVQTNPVLEAFGNAKTVRNDNSSRFGKFIRIHFGPSGKLAGADIETYLLEKARVISQQALERSYHIFYQMMSGSVKGLKEICLLSNNVNDYNIVSQGKTSIPGVDDGAEMILTDEAFDILGFTQEEKDNVYKITAAVMHMGCMKFKQRGREEQAEADGTEDGQKVATLLGVDVQDLYKNLLKPRIKVGNEFVTQGRNKDQVTNSVGALCKGMFDRLFKWLVKKCNETLDTKQKRQHFIGVLDIAGFEIFDFNGFEQLCINFTNEKLQQFFNHHMFVLEQEEYQREGIHWEFIDFGMDLLACIDLIEKPMGILSILEEESMFPKATDLTFVEKLNNNHLGKSAPYLKPKPPKPGCQAAHFAIGHYAGNVGYNITGWLEKNKDPLNDTVVDQFKKGQNKLLIEIFADHPGQSGQPDAGGGGKGGRGKKGGGFATVSSAYKEQLNNLMTTLRSTQPHFVRCIIPNELKQAGLIDSHLVMHQLTCNGVLEGIRICRKGFPNRMVYPDFKLRYKILAPQAVEKESDPKKIAQVILDATALDVESYRLGHTKVFFRAGVLGQMEELRDDRLSKIISWLQAYIRGYLSRKDFKKLQEQRLALQVVQRNLRKYLQLRTWPWWKLWQRVKPLLNVSRIEDEIAKLEEKAQKAQEAFEKEEKLRKEVEALNSKLLEEKANLLASLEGEKGSLSEIQDRANKLQAQKADIESQLRDTQDRLTQEEDARNQLFQAKKKLEQEVSGLKKDVEDLELSVQKSEQDKATKDHQIRNLNDEIAHQDELINKLNKEKKMQGESNQKTAEELQAAEDKVNHLNKVKQKLEQTLDELEDSLEREKKLRGDVEKQRRKVEGDLKLTQEAVADLERNKKELEQTVQRKDKEISSLTAKLEDEQSIVSKTQKQIKELQARIEELEEEVESERQARAKAEKQRADLARELEELGERLEEAGGATSAQIELNKKREAELSKLRRDLEEANIQHESTLANLRKKHNDAVAEMGEQLDQLNKLKSKAEHDRASCYNELNNTRAAIDQVAREKAASEKIIKQLQHQLNEVQNKADEANRTLNDLDAAKKKLSIENSDLLRQLEEAESQVSQLSKIKVSLTTQLEDTKRLADEEARERATLLGKFRNLEHDLDNIREQVEEEAEGKADLQRQLSKANAEAQLWRSKYESEGVARSEELEEAKRKLQARLAEAEETIESLNQKVVALEKTKQRLATEVEDLQLEVDRATAIANAAEKKQKAFDKIIGEWKLKVDDLAAELDASQKECRNYSTELFRLKGAYEEGQEQLEAVRRENKNLADEVKDLLDQIGEGGRNIHEIEKARKRLEAEKDELQAALEEAEAALEQEENKVLRAQLELSQVRQEIDRRIQEKEEEFENTRKNHQRALDSMQASLEAEAKGKAEALRMKKKLEADINELEIALDHANKANAEAQKNIKRYQGQIKDLQTALEEEQRARDDAREQLGISERRANALQNELEESRTLLEQADRARRQAEQELGDAHEQLNDLSAQNGSLSAAKRKLESELQTLHSDLDELLNEAKNSEEKAKKAMVDAARLADELRAEQEHAQTQEKLRKALEQQIKELQIRLDEAEANALKGGKKAIQKLEQRVRELENELDGEQRRHADAQKNLRKAERRIKELTFQGEEDRKNHERMQDLVDKLQQKIKTYKRQIEEAEEIAALNLAKFRKAQQELEEAEERADLAEQAISKFRGKGRAGSAARGVSPAPRSRPAFDGFGTFPPRFDLGPENDF; via the exons CGGTGAGTCTGGTGCTGGTAAGACTGAGAACACGAAGAAGGTAATTGCGTACTTTGCCACCGTCGGTGCCTCCTCGAAGAAGGAACAGACCACCAGCGACAAGAAGGGCTCTCTGGAAGACCAGGTCGTACAAACTAACCCTGTGCTTGAAGCCTTCGGTAACGCCAAGACTGTGCGTAACGACAACTCCTCCCGTTTC GGTAAATTCATCCGTATTCACTTCGGACCATCTGGCAAACTGGCTGGTGCCGATATTGAGACCT ATCTGCTAGAGAAGGCTCGTGTCATCTCCCAACAGGCGCTCGAGCGTTCCTACCACATCTTCTACCAGATGATGTCTGGCTCCGTCAAAGGACTTAAAG AAATCTGCCTTCTGTCCAACAACGTCAACGATTATAACATCGTGTCGCAAGGCAAGACCAGCATCCCGGGCGTTGACGACGGCGCGGAAATGATACTTACCGAT GAAGCCTTTGACATCCTGGGCTTCACCCAAGAAGAGAAGGACAACGTATACAAGATCACCGCCGCTGTCATGCACATGGGTTGTATGAAGTTCAAGCAGAGGGGTCGCGAGGAACAGGCTGAGGCCGACGGCACTGAG GACGGTCAGAAGGTCGCCACGCTTCTCGGTGTCGACGTCCAGGACTTGTACAAGAACCTGCTGAAGCCCCGCATCAAGGTCGGAAACGAGTTCGTGACCCAGGGCCGTAACAAGGACCAGGTCACCAACTCCGTGGGTGCTCTCTGCAAAGGCATGTTCGATCGTCTCTTCAAGTGGCTCGTCAAGAAGTGTAACGAGACCCTAGACACCAAGCAGAAGAGACAGCACTTCATCGGTGTGCTGGATATTGCTGGTTTCGAAATCTTCGAC TTCAATGGGTTCGAACAACTTTGTATTAACTTCACGAATGAGAAATTGCAACAATTCTTCAACCATCACATGTTTGTGTTGGAGCAAGAAGAGTACCAACGCGAAGGCATTCATTGGGAATTTATCGATTTCGGAATGGACTTACTGGCCTGCATTGACCTTATCGAAAAG CCTATGGGTATCCTCTCAATTCTTGAGGAAGAGTCTATGTTCCCGAAAGCCACTGACCTGACATTCGTTGAGAAGTTGAACAACAACCACTTGGGCAAGTCTGCTCCTTACTTGAAGCCCAAGCCCCCCAAGCCTGGTTGCCAAGCCGCTCACTTCGCTATTGGTCATTACGCCGGTAAT GTCGGTTACAACATCACTGGCTGGCTTGAGAAGAACAAGGACCCCCTTAACGACACCGTAGTCGACCAGTTCAAGAAGGGCCAGAACAAACTGTTGATCGAGATCTTCGCTGACCATCCTGGACAGTCCGGCCAGCCTGATGCTGGTGGCGGCGGCAAGG GAGGTCGCGGTAAGAAGGGCGGTGGTTTTGCTACTGTCTCTTCCGCATACAAG GAACAACTGAATAACTTGATGACAACGCTGAGGTCTACACAGCCTCACTTCGTGCGTTGTATCATTCCCAATGAATTGAAACAGGCCG GTCTCATCGACTCTCACCTTGTGATGCACCAGCTCACCTGTAACGGTGTGTTGGAAGGCATCCGTATTTGCCGTAAAGGTTTCCCCAACAGGATGGTCTACCCTGACTTCAAGCTCCG CTACAAGATCCTCGCTCCTCAAGCTGTGGAAAAGGAATCTGACCCCAAGAAAATCGCTCAAGTCATCTTGGATGCCACAGCCTTGGATGTCGAGTCCTACCGTCTCGGTCACACCAAG GTATTCTTCCGCGCCGGTGTCCTGGGTCAGATGGAGGAGTTGCGTGATGACAGGCTCTCCAAGATCATATCTTGGCTCCAGGCCTACATCCGTGGTTACCTCTCAAGGAAGGACTTCAAGAAACTGCAAGAACAGAG ATTGGCTCTCCAAGTGGTCCAGCGCAACTTGCGCAAGTACCTCCAACTGCGCACCTGGCCCTGGTGGAAGCTGTGGCAGAGGGTCAAGCCCCTGCTCAACGTCAGCCGCATCGAGGATGAGATCGCG AAACTGGAGGAGAAGGCACAGAAGGCCCAGGAGGCCTTCGAGAAGGAAGAGAAACTTCGCAAGGAAGTCGAGGCCCTTAATTCCAAACTCCTCGAAGAGAAGGCAAACCTTTTGGCTTCTCTCGAAGGCGAGAAGGGCTCGCTCTCTGAGATCCAGGACCGCGCCAACAAGCTCCAGGCGCAGAAGGCCGATATCGAGAGCCAACTTCGG GATACCCAAGACCGCCTCACTCAAGAGGAGGATGCCCGCAACCAACTCTTCCAAGCCAAGAAGAAGTTGGAACAGGAAGTGTCTGGCTTGAAGAAGGATGTAGAAGATCTCGAACTTTCCGTCCAGAAGTCCGAACAAGACAAGGCCACCAAGGATCACCAGATCCGCAACTTGAACGATGAGATCGCCCACCAGGACGAGCTCATCAACAAGCTCAACAAGGAGAAGAAGATGCAAGGCGAGAGCAACCAGAAGACCGCTGAGGAGCTGCAAGCGGCCGAGGACAAGGTCAACCACCTCAACAAGGTCAAGCAGAAGCTCGAGCAGACCCTCGACGAGCTCGAGGACTCCTTGGAGCGCGAGAAGAAACTGCGCGGTGACGTCGAGAAGCAGAGGAGGAAGGTCGAGGGTGACCTCAAGCTCACCCAGGAAGCCGTCGCCGACCTCGAGCGCAACAAGAAGGAGCTCGAACAGACCGTGCAGCGCAAGGACAAGGAAATCTCTTCCCTCACCGCCAAGCTCGAGGACGAGCAGTCCATCGTCAGCAAGACCCAGAAACAGATCAAGGAACTGCAAGCCCGCATCGAGGAGTTGGAAGAGGAAGTCGAATCCGAACGCCAGGCCCGCGCTAAAGCTGAGAAGCAACGCGCTGATCTCGCTCGGGAACTCGAGGAGCTCGGCGAGCGTCTCGAGGAAGCCGGTGGTGCCACCTCTGCTCAGATCGAACTCAACAAGAAGCGTGAGGCTGAGCTCAGCAAGCTCCGCCGCGACTTGGAGGAGGCCAACATCCAGCACGAGTCCACCCTCGCCAACCTCCGCAAGAAGCACAACGATGCCGTTGCTGAGATGGGCGAGCAGCTCGACCAGCTCAACAAACTTAAGTCCAA GGCTGAACATGATCGCGCGTCTTGCTACAACGAGCTTAACAACACCCGCGCGGCCATTGACCAAGTGGCGAGAGAGAAG GCCGCCTCAGAAAAGATCATCAAGCAACTCCAACACCAGCTCAACGAGGTCCAGAACAAGGCTGATGAAGCTAACCGCACCCTCAACGACCTGGATGCCGCCAAGAAGAAGTTGTCCATCGAGAACTCTGACCTGCTCCGCCAGTTGGAGGAGGCCGAGTCCCAGGTGTCGCAGCTCTCCAAGATCAAGGTGTCGCTCACCACACAGTTGGAGGACACCAAGAGGCTCGCTGACGAAGAGGCTAGG gaaCGCGCCACACTTCTTGGCAAGTTCCGCAACCTCGAACACGACTTGGACAACATCCGCGAGCAAGTCGAAGAGGAGGCCGAAGGCAAGGCTGACTTACAACGCCAGCTTTCCAAGGCTAACGCTGAAGCTCAATTATGGCGCTCCAAGTACGAGTCTGAAGGCGTCGCTCGCTCTGAGGAACTCGAGGAGGCCAAGCGCAAGCTCCAGGCCCGCCTCGCCGAAGCAGAGGAGACCATCGAATCCCTCAACCAGAAGGTCGTTGCCCTCGAAAAGACCAAGCAGCGTCTCGCCACCGAAGTGGAGGACCTGCAACTCGAGGTCGACCGTGCCACTGCCATTGCCAATGCCGCTGAGAAGAAACAGAAGGCCTTCGACAAAATCATTGGCGAATGGAAGCTCAAGGTTGACGACCTTGCCGCTGAACTCGATGCCAGCCAGAAGGAATGCCGCAACTACTCCACCGAACTGTTCCGCCTCAAGGGTGCTTACGAAGAAGGCCAGGAACAACTCGAGGCCGTCCGCCGCGAGAACAAGAACCTTGCCGATGAAGTTAAAGACTTACTCGACCAGATCGGTGAGGGTGGCCGCAACATTCACGAAATCGAGAAGGCCAGGAAGCGTCTCGAAGCCGAGAAAGATGAGCTCCAGGCTGCCCTCGAGGAGGCCGAAGCGGCCCTCGAACAGGAGGAGAACAAGGTTCTGCGTGCTCAACTCGAGCTGTCCCAGGTCAGACAGGAGATCGACAGGAGGATCCAGGAGAAGGAAGAGGAATTCGAAAACACCCGCAAGAACCACCAACGCGCATTGGACTCCATGCAGGCTTCCCTCGAAGCCGAGGCTAAGGGCAAGGCTGAGGCCCTGCGCATGAAGAAGAAGCTCGAGGCTGACATCAATGAACTTGAAATCGCCCTCGACCATGCCAACAAGGCCAACGCTGAGGCTCAGAAGAACATCAAACGCTACCAGGGTCAAATCAAGGACCTCCAGACCGCTTTGGAAGAGGAACAGCGTGCCCGTGACGATGCTCGCGAGCAGCTCGGTATCTCAGAGCGTCGCGCTAACGCCCTCCAGAACGAACTCGAGGAATCTCGTACGCTTCTGGAACAGGCCGACCGCGCTCGTCGCCAGGCCGAACAGGAACTCGGCGATGCTCACGAACAGCTCAACGATCTCTCCGCACAGAACGGCTCACTCTCCGCCGCCAAGAGGAAACTCGAATCCGAGCTCCAGACCCTACACTCCGACCTCGACGAGCTCCTCAACGAGGCTAAGAACTCCGAAGAGAAGGCGAAGAAGGCCATGGTGGACGCTGCCAGGCTCGCCGACGAGCTCCGCGCTGAGCAGGAACACGCCCAGACACAGGAGAAACTCCGCAAAGCCCTCGAACAACAGATCAAGGAACTGCAGATCAGGCTTGACGAGGCCGAGGCGAACGCGCTCAAGGGAGGCAAGAAAGCCATCCAGAAACTCGAACAGAGGGTACGAGAGCTGGAGAACGAGCTCGACGGCGAACAGAGGAGACACGCAGACGCACAGAAGAACCTGCGTAAGGCCGAGAGGCGTATCAAGGAACTGACTTTCCAGGGTGAGGAGGACCGCAAGAACCACGAGCGTATGCAGGACCTCGTCGACAAACTTCAGCAGAAGATCAAGACCTACAAGAGGCAGATCGAGGAAGCCGAAGAAATTGCCGCCCTCAACTTGGCCAAGTTCCGCAAGGCGCAACAGGAATTAGAGGAAGCCGAAGAAAGGGCAGACCTTGCCGAACAAGCGATCAGCAAATTCCGTGGCAAGGGACGCGCGGGATCCGCAGCGAGAGGAGTCAGTCCGGCG CCCCGCTCGCGCCCCGCATTCGACGGTTTCGGCACCTTCCCACCAAGGTTCGACCTGGGGCCAGAAAACGATTTCTAA
- the Mhc gene encoding myosin heavy chain, muscle isoform X31, with the protein MPKAAVQEGDDPDPTPYLFVSLEQKRIDQSKPYDGKKACWVPDEKEGFVQGEIKATKGDLVTVSLPGGETKDFKKDLVGQVNPPKYEKCEDMSNLTYLNDASVLYNLKQRYYHKLIYTYSGLFCVAINPYKRFPVYTFRCAKLYRGKRRSEVPPHIFAISDGAYVNMLTNHENQSMLITGESGAGKTENTKKVIAYFATVGASSKKEQTTSDKKGSLEDQVVQTNPVLEAFGNAKTVRNDNSSRFGKFIRIHFGPSGKLAGADIETYLLEKARVISQQALERSYHIFYQMMSGSVKGLKEICLLSNNVNDYNIVSQGKTSIPGVDDGAEMILTDEAFDILGFTQEEKDNVYKITAAVMHMGCMKFKQRGREEQAEADGTEDGQKVATLLGVDVQDLYKNLLKPRIKVGNEFVTQGRNKDQVTNSVGALCKGMFDRLFKWLVKKCNETLDTKQKRQHFIGVLDIAGFEIFDFNGFEQLCINFTNEKLQQFFNHHMFVLEQEEYQREGIHWEFIDFGMDLLACIDLIEKPMGILSILEEESMFPKATDLTFVEKLNNNHLGKSAPYLKPKPPKPGCQAAHFAIGHYAGNVGYNITGWLEKNKDPLNDTVVDQFKKGQNKLLIEIFADHPGQSGQPDAGGGGKGGRGKKGGGFATVSSAYKEQLNNLMTTLRSTQPHFVRCIIPNELKQAGLIDSHLVMHQLTCNGVLEGIRICRKGFPNRMVYPDFKLRYKILAPQAVEKESDPKKIAQVILDATALDVESYRLGHTKVFFRAGVLGQMEELRDDRLSKIISWLQAYIRGYLSRKDFKKLQEQRLALQVVQRNLRKYLQLRTWPWWKLWQRVKPLLNVSRIEDEIAKLEEKAQKAQEAFEKEEKLRKEVEALNSKLLEEKANLLASLEGEKGSLSEIQDRANKLQAQKADIESQLRDTQDRLTQEEDARNQLFQAKKKLEQEVSGLKKDVEDLELSVQKSEQDKATKDHQIRNLNDEIAHQDELINKLNKEKKMQGESNQKTAEELQAAEDKVNHLNKVKQKLEQTLDELEDSLEREKKLRGDVEKQRRKVEGDLKLTQEAVADLERNKKELEQTVQRKDKEISSLTAKLEDEQSIVSKTQKQIKELQARIEELEEEVESERQARAKAEKQRADLARELEELGERLEEAGGATSAQIELNKKREAELSKLRRDLEEANIQHESTLANLRKKHNDAVAEMGEQLDQLNKLKSKAEKERAQYFSEVNDLRAGIDHLSNEKAASEKIIKQLQHQLNEVQNKADEANRTLNDLDAAKKKLSIENSDLLRQLEEAESQVSQLSKIKVSLTTQLEDTKRLADEEARERATLLGKFRNLEHDLDNIREQVEEEAEGKADLQRQLSKANAEAQLWRSKYESEGVARSEELEEAKRKLQARLAEAEETIESLNQKVVALEKTKQRLATEVEDLQLEVDRATAIANAAEKKQKAFDKIIGEWKLKVDDLAAELDASQKECRNYSTELFRLKGAYEEGQEQLEAVRRENKNLADEVKDLLDQIGEGGRNIHEIEKARKRLEAEKDELQAALEEAEAALEQEENKVLRAQLELSQVRQEIDRRIQEKEEEFENTRKNHQRALDSMQASLEAEAKGKAEALRMKKKLEADINELEIALDHANKANAEAQKNIKRYQGQIKDLQTALEEEQRARDDAREQLGISERRANALQNELEESRTLLEQADRARRQAEQELGDAHEQLNDLSAQNGSLSAAKRKLESELQTLHSDLDELLNEAKNSEEKAKKAMVDAARLADELRAEQEHAQTQEKLRKALEQQIKELQIRLDEAEANALKGGKKAIQKLEQRVRELENELDGEQRRHADAQKNLRKAERRIKELTFQGEEDRKNHERMQDLVDKLQQKIKTYKRQIEEAEEIAALNLAKFRKAQQELEEAEERADLAEQAISKFRGKGRAGSAARGVSPAPRSRPAFDGFGTFPPRFDLGPENDF; encoded by the exons CGGTGAGTCTGGTGCTGGTAAGACTGAGAACACGAAGAAGGTAATTGCGTACTTTGCCACCGTCGGTGCCTCCTCGAAGAAGGAACAGACCACCAGCGACAAGAAGGGCTCTCTGGAAGACCAGGTCGTACAAACTAACCCTGTGCTTGAAGCCTTCGGTAACGCCAAGACTGTGCGTAACGACAACTCCTCCCGTTTC GGTAAATTCATCCGTATTCACTTCGGACCATCTGGCAAACTGGCTGGTGCCGATATTGAGACCT ATCTGCTAGAGAAGGCTCGTGTCATCTCCCAACAGGCGCTCGAGCGTTCCTACCACATCTTCTACCAGATGATGTCTGGCTCCGTCAAAGGACTTAAAG AAATCTGCCTTCTGTCCAACAACGTCAACGATTATAACATCGTGTCGCAAGGCAAGACCAGCATCCCGGGCGTTGACGACGGCGCGGAAATGATACTTACCGAT GAAGCCTTTGACATCCTGGGCTTCACCCAAGAAGAGAAGGACAACGTATACAAGATCACCGCCGCTGTCATGCACATGGGTTGTATGAAGTTCAAGCAGAGGGGTCGCGAGGAACAGGCTGAGGCCGACGGCACTGAG GACGGTCAGAAGGTCGCCACGCTTCTCGGTGTCGACGTCCAGGACTTGTACAAGAACCTGCTGAAGCCCCGCATCAAGGTCGGAAACGAGTTCGTGACCCAGGGCCGTAACAAGGACCAGGTCACCAACTCCGTGGGTGCTCTCTGCAAAGGCATGTTCGATCGTCTCTTCAAGTGGCTCGTCAAGAAGTGTAACGAGACCCTAGACACCAAGCAGAAGAGACAGCACTTCATCGGTGTGCTGGATATTGCTGGTTTCGAAATCTTCGAC TTCAATGGGTTCGAACAACTTTGTATTAACTTCACGAATGAGAAATTGCAACAATTCTTCAACCATCACATGTTTGTGTTGGAGCAAGAAGAGTACCAACGCGAAGGCATTCATTGGGAATTTATCGATTTCGGAATGGACTTACTGGCCTGCATTGACCTTATCGAAAAG CCTATGGGTATCCTCTCAATTCTTGAGGAAGAGTCTATGTTCCCGAAAGCCACTGACCTGACATTCGTTGAGAAGTTGAACAACAACCACTTGGGCAAGTCTGCTCCTTACTTGAAGCCCAAGCCCCCCAAGCCTGGTTGCCAAGCCGCTCACTTCGCTATTGGTCATTACGCCGGTAAT GTCGGTTACAACATCACTGGCTGGCTTGAGAAGAACAAGGACCCCCTTAACGACACCGTAGTCGACCAGTTCAAGAAGGGCCAGAACAAACTGTTGATCGAGATCTTCGCTGACCATCCTGGACAGTCCGGCCAGCCTGATGCTGGTGGCGGCGGCAAGG GAGGTCGCGGTAAGAAGGGCGGTGGTTTTGCTACTGTCTCTTCCGCATACAAG GAACAACTGAATAACTTGATGACAACGCTGAGGTCTACACAGCCTCACTTCGTGCGTTGTATCATTCCCAATGAATTGAAACAGGCCG GTCTCATCGACTCTCACCTTGTGATGCACCAGCTCACCTGTAACGGTGTGTTGGAAGGCATCCGTATTTGCCGTAAAGGTTTCCCCAACAGGATGGTCTACCCTGACTTCAAGCTCCG CTACAAGATCCTCGCTCCTCAAGCTGTGGAAAAGGAATCTGACCCCAAGAAAATCGCTCAAGTCATCTTGGATGCCACAGCCTTGGATGTCGAGTCCTACCGTCTCGGTCACACCAAG GTATTCTTCCGCGCCGGTGTCCTGGGTCAGATGGAGGAGTTGCGTGATGACAGGCTCTCCAAGATCATATCTTGGCTCCAGGCCTACATCCGTGGTTACCTCTCAAGGAAGGACTTCAAGAAACTGCAAGAACAGAG ATTGGCTCTCCAAGTGGTCCAGCGCAACTTGCGCAAGTACCTCCAACTGCGCACCTGGCCCTGGTGGAAGCTGTGGCAGAGGGTCAAGCCCCTGCTCAACGTCAGCCGCATCGAGGATGAGATCGCG AAACTGGAGGAGAAGGCACAGAAGGCCCAGGAGGCCTTCGAGAAGGAAGAGAAACTTCGCAAGGAAGTCGAGGCCCTTAATTCCAAACTCCTCGAAGAGAAGGCAAACCTTTTGGCTTCTCTCGAAGGCGAGAAGGGCTCGCTCTCTGAGATCCAGGACCGCGCCAACAAGCTCCAGGCGCAGAAGGCCGATATCGAGAGCCAACTTCGG GATACCCAAGACCGCCTCACTCAAGAGGAGGATGCCCGCAACCAACTCTTCCAAGCCAAGAAGAAGTTGGAACAGGAAGTGTCTGGCTTGAAGAAGGATGTAGAAGATCTCGAACTTTCCGTCCAGAAGTCCGAACAAGACAAGGCCACCAAGGATCACCAGATCCGCAACTTGAACGATGAGATCGCCCACCAGGACGAGCTCATCAACAAGCTCAACAAGGAGAAGAAGATGCAAGGCGAGAGCAACCAGAAGACCGCTGAGGAGCTGCAAGCGGCCGAGGACAAGGTCAACCACCTCAACAAGGTCAAGCAGAAGCTCGAGCAGACCCTCGACGAGCTCGAGGACTCCTTGGAGCGCGAGAAGAAACTGCGCGGTGACGTCGAGAAGCAGAGGAGGAAGGTCGAGGGTGACCTCAAGCTCACCCAGGAAGCCGTCGCCGACCTCGAGCGCAACAAGAAGGAGCTCGAACAGACCGTGCAGCGCAAGGACAAGGAAATCTCTTCCCTCACCGCCAAGCTCGAGGACGAGCAGTCCATCGTCAGCAAGACCCAGAAACAGATCAAGGAACTGCAAGCCCGCATCGAGGAGTTGGAAGAGGAAGTCGAATCCGAACGCCAGGCCCGCGCTAAAGCTGAGAAGCAACGCGCTGATCTCGCTCGGGAACTCGAGGAGCTCGGCGAGCGTCTCGAGGAAGCCGGTGGTGCCACCTCTGCTCAGATCGAACTCAACAAGAAGCGTGAGGCTGAGCTCAGCAAGCTCCGCCGCGACTTGGAGGAGGCCAACATCCAGCACGAGTCCACCCTCGCCAACCTCCGCAAGAAGCACAACGATGCCGTTGCTGAGATGGGCGAGCAGCTCGACCAGCTCAACAAACTTAAGTCCAA GGCTGAGAAAGAACGCGCTCAATACTTTAGCGAAGTCAATGACCTTCGCGCCGGTATCGACCACTTGTCCAACGAAAAG GCCGCCTCAGAAAAGATCATCAAGCAACTCCAACACCAGCTCAACGAGGTCCAGAACAAGGCTGATGAAGCTAACCGCACCCTCAACGACCTGGATGCCGCCAAGAAGAAGTTGTCCATCGAGAACTCTGACCTGCTCCGCCAGTTGGAGGAGGCCGAGTCCCAGGTGTCGCAGCTCTCCAAGATCAAGGTGTCGCTCACCACACAGTTGGAGGACACCAAGAGGCTCGCTGACGAAGAGGCTAGG gaaCGCGCCACACTTCTTGGCAAGTTCCGCAACCTCGAACACGACTTGGACAACATCCGCGAGCAAGTCGAAGAGGAGGCCGAAGGCAAGGCTGACTTACAACGCCAGCTTTCCAAGGCTAACGCTGAAGCTCAATTATGGCGCTCCAAGTACGAGTCTGAAGGCGTCGCTCGCTCTGAGGAACTCGAGGAGGCCAAGCGCAAGCTCCAGGCCCGCCTCGCCGAAGCAGAGGAGACCATCGAATCCCTCAACCAGAAGGTCGTTGCCCTCGAAAAGACCAAGCAGCGTCTCGCCACCGAAGTGGAGGACCTGCAACTCGAGGTCGACCGTGCCACTGCCATTGCCAATGCCGCTGAGAAGAAACAGAAGGCCTTCGACAAAATCATTGGCGAATGGAAGCTCAAGGTTGACGACCTTGCCGCTGAACTCGATGCCAGCCAGAAGGAATGCCGCAACTACTCCACCGAACTGTTCCGCCTCAAGGGTGCTTACGAAGAAGGCCAGGAACAACTCGAGGCCGTCCGCCGCGAGAACAAGAACCTTGCCGATGAAGTTAAAGACTTACTCGACCAGATCGGTGAGGGTGGCCGCAACATTCACGAAATCGAGAAGGCCAGGAAGCGTCTCGAAGCCGAGAAAGATGAGCTCCAGGCTGCCCTCGAGGAGGCCGAAGCGGCCCTCGAACAGGAGGAGAACAAGGTTCTGCGTGCTCAACTCGAGCTGTCCCAGGTCAGACAGGAGATCGACAGGAGGATCCAGGAGAAGGAAGAGGAATTCGAAAACACCCGCAAGAACCACCAACGCGCATTGGACTCCATGCAGGCTTCCCTCGAAGCCGAGGCTAAGGGCAAGGCTGAGGCCCTGCGCATGAAGAAGAAGCTCGAGGCTGACATCAATGAACTTGAAATCGCCCTCGACCATGCCAACAAGGCCAACGCTGAGGCTCAGAAGAACATCAAACGCTACCAGGGTCAAATCAAGGACCTCCAGACCGCTTTGGAAGAGGAACAGCGTGCCCGTGACGATGCTCGCGAGCAGCTCGGTATCTCAGAGCGTCGCGCTAACGCCCTCCAGAACGAACTCGAGGAATCTCGTACGCTTCTGGAACAGGCCGACCGCGCTCGTCGCCAGGCCGAACAGGAACTCGGCGATGCTCACGAACAGCTCAACGATCTCTCCGCACAGAACGGCTCACTCTCCGCCGCCAAGAGGAAACTCGAATCCGAGCTCCAGACCCTACACTCCGACCTCGACGAGCTCCTCAACGAGGCTAAGAACTCCGAAGAGAAGGCGAAGAAGGCCATGGTGGACGCTGCCAGGCTCGCCGACGAGCTCCGCGCTGAGCAGGAACACGCCCAGACACAGGAGAAACTCCGCAAAGCCCTCGAACAACAGATCAAGGAACTGCAGATCAGGCTTGACGAGGCCGAGGCGAACGCGCTCAAGGGAGGCAAGAAAGCCATCCAGAAACTCGAACAGAGGGTACGAGAGCTGGAGAACGAGCTCGACGGCGAACAGAGGAGACACGCAGACGCACAGAAGAACCTGCGTAAGGCCGAGAGGCGTATCAAGGAACTGACTTTCCAGGGTGAGGAGGACCGCAAGAACCACGAGCGTATGCAGGACCTCGTCGACAAACTTCAGCAGAAGATCAAGACCTACAAGAGGCAGATCGAGGAAGCCGAAGAAATTGCCGCCCTCAACTTGGCCAAGTTCCGCAAGGCGCAACAGGAATTAGAGGAAGCCGAAGAAAGGGCAGACCTTGCCGAACAAGCGATCAGCAAATTCCGTGGCAAGGGACGCGCGGGATCCGCAGCGAGAGGAGTCAGTCCGGCG CCCCGCTCGCGCCCCGCATTCGACGGTTTCGGCACCTTCCCACCAAGGTTCGACCTGGGGCCAGAAAACGATTTCTAA